A window from Corythoichthys intestinalis isolate RoL2023-P3 chromosome 10, ASM3026506v1, whole genome shotgun sequence encodes these proteins:
- the LOC130923284 gene encoding metal transporter CNNM1: protein MMAADAAPCRILHPFLLLSWISAPAAALLGVRPEDTQSGELSVQDGVLKATEGTRFMLRVYYTENPRANRSGAADAVPAAPWIAFIEEPDREAGRSRGNPCEEESARSSDIELLGSFKSASSRNSVLVELLAKHLRRGEAVKYYSMCAFDGVKWEHFDTRDFWLAVVERPPEADAWLQAGVSVLLLGLSALCSGLNISMLALDPVELRVLQNSGTEKEQKYARKIESVRKHGNYILCTVVLGNVLTNTCFVVWMCQILGMTALSTATCTLGIFFIGEILPHSVASRHSLAIASKTLCATRLLMLLFLPIAYPVSKILDFLLHQEISSFYTREKLVAMLRVTDPYHDLVKEELNIIQGALELRTKTVEDVLTPLSDCYMLSADASLDFGTMSDVMQSGFTRIPVYENERSNIVDILFVKDLAFVDPDDCTPLKTITEFYKHPMHCVFNDTKLDVMLEEFKRGKSHLAVVQRVNNEGEGDPFYEVMGIVTLEDVIEEIIKSEIVDETDLYTDNRSKRRVSHHERKQQDFSIFKVAENELNVKISPQLLLATHRFLATEVEPFRPCHLSEKILLRLIKHPNVVQELKFNPKNKHAAQHYLFQRNKPVDYFVLILQGRVEVEIGKEALRFENGAFSYYGMPALIPPLPIGQRYSSRSSGLNQSDSLLSGSSIGQLSAGGFYLPDYSVRQLTDLQIIKIIRTHYQNALTATRMDSSPQTPDPVDTDAKGRPPVVEARSHSIALPLTSAHTRLGLARLAQLHPHSGLRNTSRLNERNRIVRSKSDGQRSPNDTVFLRMDEIPYIQEDRPENYGENDVPTDSQLSTSPYISSRSLSSSEENVGKKLLRKLSNKRRKKSRDGERSLEEGLEQPSVIS, encoded by the exons ATGATGGCTGCGGATGCTGCGCCCTGCCGCATCCTGCATCCTTTCCTCCTCCTCTCGTGGATTTCAGCTCCCGCCGCGGCTCTGCTTGGCGTCCGGCCCGAGGACACCCAAAGCGGTGAGCTGTCCGTGCAAGACGGCGTCCTGAAAGCCACGGAGGGAACTCGTTTCATGTTGCGGGTTTATTACACGGAGAATCCCCGCGCGAACCGGAGCGGGGCGGCTGATGCTGTTCCTGCCGCACCGTGGATCGCCTTCATAGAGGAACCGGACCGGGAAGCGGGTCGCTCCAGGGGTAATCCGTGCGAAGAGGAGAGCGCTCGGAGTTCAGACATTGAGCTGCTGGGGTCGTTCAAATCTGCTTCCAGTCGCAACTCTGTGCTGGTGGAGCTCCTCGCCAAGCACCTGCGTCGCGGCGAAGCGGTCAAGTATTACTCCATGTGCGCTTTTGACGGCGTCAAATGGGAGCACTTTGACACTCGAGACTTTTGGTTAGCAGTGGTGGAGAGACCCCCCGAGGCGGACGCTTGGCTGCAAGCCGGCGTGTCCGTGCTGCTGCTCGGGCTCTCAGCACTGTGCAGCGGACTCAACATCAGCATGCTGGCACTGGACCCCGTGGAGCTGCGAGTCCTGCAGAACAGCGGCACCGAGAAGGAGCAGAAGTACGCACGGAAAATCGAGTCTGTGCGTAAACACGGCAACTACATCCTGTGCACTGTGGTGCTGGGGAACGTTCTCACCAACACTTGCTTCGTGGTGTGGATGTGTCAGATTTTGGGGATGACAGCATTATCCACCGCCACCTGCACTTTAGGGATTTTCTTCATAGGGGAGATCCTGCCACATTCAGTGGCGTCCAGGCACAGCCTCGCCATCGCATCCAAGACTCTGTGCGCCACCCGGCTCCTCATGCTTCTTTTCTTGCCCATCGCCTATCCAGTCTCCAAGATCCTGGACTTTCTTCTCCATCAGGAGATTTCCAGTTTCTACACCCGGGAGAAGCTGGTGGCCATGCTGCGTGTCACCGACCCGTACCACGACCTCGTAAAAGAGGAGCTCAATATTATCCAAGGTGCTCTGGAGCTGAGGACCAAGACAGTGGAGGATGTGCTCACCCCTCTGTCCGACTGCTACATGCTGTCCGCGGACGCGTCGCTGGATTTTGGCACCATGTCCGATGTGATGCAGAGTGGCTTCACTAGGATCCCGGTCTACGAGAACGAGCGCTCCAACATTGTGGACATCCTTTTTGTCAAGGACCTGGCTTTCGTGGACCCAGACGACTGCACCCCTCTCAAGACCATCACGGAGTTCTACAAGCATCCCATGCACTGCGTGTTTAACGACACCAAGCTGGACGTGATGCTGGAGGAATTCAAACGAG GCAAATCCCACCTGGCTGTGGTGCAGCGGGTCAACAACGAGGGTGAGGGAGACCCCTTCTACGAGGTGATGGGCATCGTTACCCTGGAGGACGTAATTGAAGAGATCATCAAGTCTGAGATTGTGGATGAGACAGATCTTTATA CCGATAATCGGAGCAAAAGGCGGGTATCGCACCACGAGAGGAAACAGCAGGACTTTTCCATCTTCAAAGTGGCAGAAAATGAACTAAATGTGAAGATCTCTCCGCAATTGTTGCTGGCAACACATCGCTTCTTAGCTACAG AAGTGGAGCCGTTCAGGCCTTGTCACCTGTCAGAGAAGATCCTGTTACGTCTCATCAAACATCCCAACGTGGTGCAAGAACTCAAGTTTAACCCTAAGAACAAACACGCCGCTCAGCACTACCTCTTCCAAAGAAACAAACCCGTTGACTACTTTGTCCTCATCTTGCAG GGACGTGTGGAGGTAGAAATCGGAAAGGAAGCCCTCCGCTTTGAAAATGGAGCATTTTCCTACTACGGCATGCCAGCCCTCATCCCGCCCTTGCCAATCG GTCAGAGGTATAGTTCTCGCAGCAGTGGTCTAAATCAATCAGATTCTTTGCTGAGCGGCAGTAGCATTGGTCAGCTCTCAGCAGGAGGGTTCTACTTACCGGACTACTCGGTTCGGCAGCTCACAGACCTGCAGATCATCAAG ATAATCAGGACACATTACCAGAATGCCCTGACGGCTACGAGGATGGATAGCTCCCCACAGACACCAGACCCGGTGGACACAGACGCTAAAGGGAGGCCCCCTGTCGTGGAGGCAAGGTCCCACAGCATCGCCCTCCCACTTACCAGCGCACACACGCGCTTGGGACTGGCACGCCTTGCTCAGCTCCATCCCCACTCAGGACTTCGTAACACATCCCGGCTCAATGAGCGAAATCGTATCGTTC GCAGTAAATCCGATGGGCAGCGGAGTCCCAATGATACTGTGTTCCTCCGTATGGATGAGATTCCTTACATCCAAGAGGACCGACCAGAGAATTACGGAGAAAATG ATGTGCCTACAGACTCTCAGCTTTCCACCTCCCCTTACATCAGCTCTCGATCTCTGTCAAGCTCGGAGGAGAACGTGGGGAAGAAGCTCCTGCGCAAATTGA